Proteins encoded together in one Neobacillus sp. FSL H8-0543 window:
- a CDS encoding ATP-binding protein, translating to MNLVFVFRYISLLLTSFFYLLGPQSPFYFKVGVVVSLGVAALIITDLQRKYFKNNTILKSTVLAEIIGLTLLLIPTGGISSPFIWYALNPVLVAASFLTSLFCWGALAFYLSSATIIAYQFYQIDKIGLIVEGKSYFYLVCLLTTLLVRLFSGLTKELHSKSLLLKEQQEKLVEVNNNLTETNQKYQQTLEHVMSLYHLMENFHSNKSTKLLTKEITASLVKCTQSEEAFFWLTDLNHQNSSFECVTDNKKLETKIMENWNNIRLKRGTFSYTIGSVSYLMKTIRSSNHVGVIGVKVSDINDENNPFLLKRPFEYLAELSEIMLERIHMDQMMDQMIIIEEQNRIANEIHDSVSQRLFGIVYALHSLQVKGQELTEEELNQEYRFLSQSANTTIKELRSAIYQLSSVKKGEKPFLVRLKKYLDEYAELNDIKINYQIFGDETCITDRLKQALYRVICEACGNAVRHGECSVIDLHLSLLEEKTVLIIQDDGIGIDSTFEGNKKEKGIGLVNMKNIVGSFAGTLSIKGITGAGTGIQIEIPALKMQEAQEVSG from the coding sequence GTGAATCTAGTGTTTGTTTTTCGTTATATTTCCTTATTATTAACATCTTTCTTTTATTTGCTAGGCCCACAATCACCCTTTTATTTTAAAGTAGGAGTGGTTGTTTCCTTAGGTGTAGCAGCTTTGATTATTACGGATTTGCAAAGAAAGTATTTTAAGAATAATACTATTTTAAAATCAACCGTGCTAGCTGAAATCATCGGATTGACTTTGCTGCTCATTCCAACAGGAGGAATTTCAAGTCCCTTTATTTGGTATGCTCTTAATCCCGTTCTGGTAGCTGCAAGCTTTCTAACCTCTTTATTTTGTTGGGGGGCATTAGCCTTTTACCTTAGCAGTGCAACGATTATTGCCTATCAATTCTATCAGATTGACAAAATTGGATTGATTGTAGAAGGAAAGTCTTATTTTTATCTGGTCTGTTTGCTAACAACATTGCTTGTAAGACTGTTCTCAGGACTAACGAAAGAATTACATTCAAAATCCTTACTGCTAAAAGAACAGCAAGAGAAACTTGTAGAGGTAAATAATAACCTTACTGAAACGAATCAAAAGTATCAACAAACATTAGAGCATGTGATGTCGCTTTACCACCTTATGGAGAATTTTCATTCAAATAAGAGCACGAAGTTGTTGACTAAAGAAATAACGGCATCTTTAGTGAAATGTACCCAGAGTGAAGAGGCATTCTTTTGGCTAACAGATCTTAATCATCAGAATAGCTCTTTCGAATGTGTAACAGACAATAAGAAATTAGAGACGAAAATCATGGAAAATTGGAACAATATTCGGCTGAAAAGAGGAACGTTTTCCTATACTATCGGCAGTGTTTCCTATTTAATGAAAACGATTAGAAGCTCCAATCATGTTGGAGTTATTGGTGTAAAGGTTTCCGATATTAATGATGAGAATAATCCATTTTTGCTAAAACGCCCCTTTGAGTATTTGGCAGAGCTTAGTGAAATCATGCTTGAGAGGATACATATGGATCAGATGATGGATCAAATGATTATTATTGAAGAGCAGAATCGTATCGCGAATGAAATACATGACAGTGTTTCACAAAGGCTGTTTGGTATTGTTTATGCGTTGCATAGCTTACAGGTAAAAGGCCAAGAGCTGACAGAGGAAGAATTGAATCAAGAGTATCGATTCCTTTCACAGTCCGCAAATACCACAATCAAAGAACTACGTTCAGCTATATACCAACTAAGTTCGGTAAAGAAAGGGGAGAAACCGTTTCTTGTCCGTCTAAAAAAATATTTAGATGAATATGCCGAATTAAATGATATAAAAATTAATTATCAAATTTTTGGTGATGAAACCTGCATTACAGACAGATTAAAGCAGGCACTCTATCGAGTGATTTGTGAAGCCTGCGGGAATGCCGTTCGTCATGGTGAGTGTAGTGTGATTGATCTGCATTTATCTTTATTAGAAGAGAAAACCGTATTAATCATTCAGGATGATGGCATTGGGATTGATTCAACTTTTGAAGGAAATAAGAAAGAAAAAGGAATTGGTCTGGTAAATATGAAAAATATTGTAGGATCATTTGCTGGAACCCTTTCAATAAAGGGGATAACTGGTGCAGGAACTGGGATCCAAATAGAAATTCCTGCCTTAAAAATGCAAGAGGCTCAGGAGGTGTCTGGATAA
- a CDS encoding amino acid ABC transporter ATP-binding protein produces MEKIIDIQHLNKSFGTHEVLKDINFSVNKGEVVSIIGSSGSGKSTLLRCINMLEKPSGGQIIYHGENILDDKHDVADYRKHLGMVFQQFNLFNNHNVLNNCVVGQVKVLKRSKEEAEKVAMKYLKVVGMDKYINARPKQLSGGQKQRVAIARALSMEPDVMLFDEPTSALDPEMVGEVLKVMKELAESGLTMLIVTHEMEFAKEVSDRAVFMDKGVIEEEGSPEQIFVNPKKERTREFLNRTLKH; encoded by the coding sequence ATGGAAAAAATTATTGATATTCAACATTTAAACAAATCCTTTGGAACGCATGAAGTACTAAAAGACATTAATTTTTCGGTAAATAAAGGAGAAGTAGTCTCTATTATCGGTTCTTCTGGTTCTGGTAAATCAACGCTTCTTCGTTGTATTAACATGCTAGAAAAACCAAGCGGCGGACAAATTATCTATCATGGTGAAAATATTTTGGATGACAAGCATGATGTAGCCGATTACCGGAAGCATTTAGGCATGGTGTTCCAGCAATTTAACTTGTTTAACAATCACAATGTCCTTAATAATTGTGTGGTTGGTCAAGTGAAGGTATTAAAACGTTCCAAAGAAGAAGCGGAAAAAGTAGCGATGAAATACTTGAAGGTTGTTGGGATGGACAAATATATTAACGCGAGGCCGAAGCAGCTTTCCGGTGGCCAAAAGCAACGTGTGGCGATTGCAAGAGCACTTTCGATGGAACCCGATGTGATGTTATTTGATGAACCAACCTCCGCGCTTGATCCAGAAATGGTAGGAGAAGTTCTAAAAGTCATGAAGGAACTCGCAGAATCCGGTCTTACGATGTTAATCGTCACGCACGAAATGGAATTTGCCAAAGAAGTATCTGATCGAGCGGTATTTATGGACAAGGGAGTTATCGAAGAAGAAGGAAGTCCTGAGCAAATCTTCGTAAATCCAAAAAAAGAACGTACGAGAGAATTCCTGAATCGGACGTTAAAACATTAA
- a CDS encoding amino acid ABC transporter permease produces the protein MSFEWVIQIISENWPMFLRGAGLTLLIALIGTVLGAMIGLLAGVIRTIPKPERGAKKVFLKIVNVILSIYIEFFRGTPMIVQAMVIYYGSALAFGLDMNVFVAAIIVVSINTGAYMAEIVRGGIVSIDKGQFEAAHAIGMNHVQTMWNVVLPQVIRNILPATGNQFVINIKDTSVLNVISVTELYFVTKSISGNNFRYFESFFVACMIYFVMTFIVTRILLYFEKKLDGSDNYTMIGNEQK, from the coding sequence ATGAGTTTTGAGTGGGTCATACAAATCATCTCGGAAAACTGGCCTATGTTCCTTCGTGGTGCTGGTTTAACCCTTTTGATTGCACTTATTGGGACGGTTTTGGGCGCAATGATTGGACTATTAGCGGGGGTCATTCGGACGATTCCTAAACCTGAACGGGGAGCAAAAAAAGTATTTTTAAAAATAGTTAACGTCATCCTCTCCATCTATATTGAATTCTTCCGTGGAACACCGATGATTGTACAAGCGATGGTTATTTATTATGGTTCTGCGTTAGCATTTGGTTTAGATATGAATGTTTTTGTTGCGGCTATTATTGTTGTATCGATAAATACAGGAGCCTATATGGCAGAAATTGTACGCGGCGGGATTGTTTCAATTGATAAAGGACAGTTCGAAGCTGCGCATGCTATCGGAATGAATCATGTTCAAACGATGTGGAATGTTGTTTTACCACAGGTTATTCGAAATATCCTGCCTGCAACAGGGAATCAATTTGTTATTAATATTAAAGATACGTCCGTGTTGAATGTGATTTCCGTTACCGAATTATATTTCGTTACAAAATCGATTTCAGGTAATAACTTTAGATATTTTGAATCATTTTTCGTGGCATGTATGATTTATTTTGTGATGACCTTTATTGTAACGAGAATCTTACTATATTTCGAAAAGAAATTAGATGGCTCTGATAACTATACGATGATCGGAAACGAGCAGAAATAA
- a CDS encoding transporter substrate-binding domain-containing protein, whose protein sequence is MNNKFTIFIVLLVSTILLLAGCGTSKGAVSGSSEDNTFTVGLEAGYAPFNWTQNDDSNGGVQINGSKEYAGGYDVEIAKKVAEGLGKELVIVKTEWDGLVPSLTSGKIDAIVAGMSPTADRKKTIDFSDNYYTSNLVMVVKKGSKYEGATSIQDFKGAKITAQLNTFHYSVINQIEGVDKKTAVDNFPSMRVALESGMIDGYVSERPEGISASAANENYVMVEFEDGFKTSPDDTAIAVGLKKGTDLTDKINKILADISEEERTSIMDAAIKNQPAAK, encoded by the coding sequence ATGAATAATAAGTTTACAATATTTATAGTTTTATTGGTTTCAACGATTCTTCTATTAGCAGGATGTGGGACAAGTAAGGGGGCTGTCTCTGGATCTTCAGAAGATAATACATTTACGGTTGGTCTTGAAGCAGGATATGCTCCATTTAACTGGACTCAAAACGATGATTCCAATGGTGGAGTGCAAATAAATGGCTCTAAAGAATATGCAGGCGGGTATGATGTTGAAATTGCTAAAAAAGTAGCTGAAGGTTTAGGGAAAGAATTAGTTATTGTCAAAACAGAGTGGGATGGCCTTGTACCCTCATTAACATCAGGTAAAATTGATGCAATCGTAGCTGGTATGTCACCTACAGCAGACCGGAAAAAGACGATCGATTTTTCCGATAATTACTATACATCCAATTTAGTAATGGTTGTGAAAAAAGGTAGCAAGTATGAAGGCGCTACTTCTATCCAAGATTTCAAAGGGGCAAAAATTACAGCACAATTAAATACGTTCCACTATTCAGTGATTAATCAAATCGAAGGTGTAGACAAGAAAACAGCGGTGGATAACTTCCCATCGATGAGGGTAGCTCTTGAATCAGGAATGATTGATGGTTACGTTTCAGAGCGTCCGGAAGGTATTAGTGCTTCAGCTGCAAATGAAAACTACGTAATGGTTGAATTTGAAGATGGCTTTAAAACATCACCAGATGATACAGCAATCGCGGTCGGTCTTAAAAAGGGCACTGACCTTACTGATAAAATCAATAAAATTTTAGCTGATATCTCAGAGGAAGAACGTACAAGTATTATGGATGCCGCTATTAAGAATCAACCAGCAGCGAAATAA
- a CDS encoding DUF5305 family protein: MFKRGNGKLFYVLAALPILFTAAAIYFFLQPSTTTIEVNDNTSIIETSYDYQATITPNVLYPNGGTVDIGEKIFKKITSAIPFNLKSTISSERIVMAKGTHEVELIIKADELWERIFPLEQKQEFEQKGTELSVMDHTYKIDLEQVKSFILQVEDETGIRPNQYTLEILPNIQGTINDSGVEKAFQLQDRLIFQFSFEEILLASEKSFTTMTSFTSSQVMANTFHFFGQELPFILLRIICTLLSVFSLLLILFVIKSRKTGRRIPILSETEIINKKYSSRIISVSQKINIVQKSIFILDSFKSVIKIADEKELPIFSSKDHKEESTVYFIVDGDYLYTYETNKMTETEKKSRNDKAYARG, translated from the coding sequence GTGTTTAAAAGAGGCAATGGAAAACTTTTTTATGTTCTTGCAGCACTGCCAATACTATTCACGGCTGCAGCCATATACTTTTTTTTACAGCCATCAACAACTACTATTGAAGTTAATGATAACACTTCGATAATTGAGACTAGCTATGATTACCAGGCAACGATTACACCAAATGTCCTTTATCCAAATGGAGGAACAGTTGATATTGGGGAGAAAATTTTCAAAAAAATTACATCGGCGATACCATTCAACTTAAAATCTACGATAAGTTCTGAGAGAATCGTTATGGCAAAGGGTACCCATGAAGTGGAGTTAATCATCAAAGCGGATGAGCTTTGGGAGAGAATATTCCCCTTAGAGCAAAAACAAGAATTCGAGCAAAAAGGCACAGAACTATCAGTAATGGATCATACATATAAGATTGATCTTGAACAAGTTAAATCGTTTATCCTGCAGGTAGAAGACGAGACAGGAATAAGGCCAAATCAATATACACTTGAAATACTTCCAAATATTCAAGGAACGATTAATGATTCTGGGGTGGAAAAGGCTTTTCAGCTGCAAGACAGACTTATTTTCCAATTTTCATTTGAAGAAATTTTACTGGCTAGCGAAAAAAGCTTTACAACCATGACCTCATTTACTTCCTCACAAGTTATGGCGAATACCTTTCATTTTTTTGGCCAAGAGTTACCTTTCATTTTATTACGAATCATTTGTACCTTATTATCGGTTTTCTCATTATTACTAATCCTTTTTGTTATTAAAAGTAGAAAAACGGGCCGAAGGATACCTATCCTATCAGAAACAGAAATTATCAATAAAAAGTATTCAAGCAGAATTATTTCCGTTTCGCAGAAAATAAACATCGTCCAAAAATCAATTTTTATCCTTGATTCCTTTAAATCAGTCATAAAAATTGCTGATGAAAAGGAACTTCCGATTTTTTCCTCCAAAGACCATAAAGAAGAAAGCACTGTATATTTTATAGTTGATGGGGATTATTTGTATACCTATGAAACGAATAAAATGACAGAAACTGAAAAGAAATCAAGAAATGATAAGGCATATGCAAGAGGTTAA
- a CDS encoding response regulator transcription factor yields the protein MRIVIVDDHPLVRKGLASVLTLNESMEVLGEATNSREAMDLFCSSKPDLALVDLRLGNESGLDLITNARKQGITCKFVVLTSSTEEEDFIRAKEIGVDGYVLKEAFPEELIHALRIIGKGRKYYDPGVLDLVMRSGDSIDEDKHIEQLTPKEKEVLIELGKGHSNKDISLALYITEYTVKKHVSQILAKLGLTDRTQAALYANAKGLVTYTVHS from the coding sequence ATGAGGATTGTTATTGTTGACGATCATCCTTTAGTTAGAAAAGGATTAGCATCGGTGCTTACTTTAAACGAATCGATGGAGGTTTTGGGAGAAGCAACGAATAGCAGGGAAGCAATGGATCTTTTTTGTTCGTCAAAGCCTGATCTAGCTTTAGTGGATCTTCGATTAGGAAATGAATCGGGTTTGGATCTAATAACGAATGCAAGAAAGCAAGGCATTACTTGTAAATTTGTTGTACTGACTTCTTCAACGGAAGAGGAAGATTTTATACGAGCGAAGGAAATTGGTGTAGATGGCTATGTATTAAAAGAAGCTTTCCCCGAAGAACTAATCCATGCCTTACGAATTATAGGTAAAGGAAGGAAATATTATGACCCGGGCGTACTGGATTTAGTTATGAGATCAGGTGACTCAATAGATGAAGATAAACATATTGAACAGTTAACCCCGAAGGAAAAAGAAGTATTAATCGAACTAGGTAAAGGGCATTCAAATAAAGATATATCCCTGGCCTTGTATATCACTGAGTACACTGTAAAAAAACATGTAAGTCAAATACTAGCGAAGCTGGGGTTAACCGATAGGACACAAGCCGCACTTTATGCAAATGCAAAAGGTTTAGTAACCTATACGGTCCATTCTTAA
- a CDS encoding acetolactate synthase large subunit, with protein sequence MKVTDVLVQCLENEGVEYIFGIVGTETLDLADSLSKSKQIQYVNVRHEQGAAFMADVYGRLSNKVGVCLSTLGPGATNLLTAVASAQLDHSPVVALIGQAGVERQHPESHQYIDIVKTFEPATKWSTQIMEAQTLPATIRKAFRTAKMEKPGAVALTLPENLAAQMIPDTVMQVTPIPETVPAMETLQAAAALFQKYLKPFIIIGNGVIRKDAVNELQTFIEKINSPATHSFMAKGVLPKEHPLNYFTFGFNENDLVLSGIKEADLLIVIGYDFVEKLPKDWNQRKTPILHIDSLPAEVNEYYPVESELVGNIKQTLMLLNQQEIPEKSWVPTGNLHEKIKLAYQIEATPNDASTLTIESTLQIVEKLSTAETIVISDVGAHKLAIARTFQPKEPNRVIISNGLASMGIALPGSIGAKLARPDAAVICITGDGGLLMNVAEIETAKRLGLSFIIVVLNDSMLRLEVETMNKRFGESFGVTFQNPDFIQLAESFGIKGRRAANVVEFESILQGALETSGEIVLIDVSL encoded by the coding sequence ATGAAAGTTACGGATGTACTGGTTCAATGTTTGGAAAACGAAGGAGTCGAATATATTTTCGGAATTGTTGGCACGGAAACACTGGATCTTGCTGATTCTTTATCAAAATCAAAGCAAATTCAATATGTAAATGTTCGCCACGAGCAAGGGGCTGCCTTCATGGCAGATGTATATGGAAGATTATCCAATAAGGTGGGTGTGTGTCTTTCCACACTCGGCCCCGGAGCAACGAACCTACTGACCGCTGTAGCTAGTGCCCAGCTTGATCATTCACCAGTTGTCGCGTTAATTGGTCAGGCAGGCGTTGAGAGACAGCATCCAGAATCGCATCAATATATCGACATTGTTAAAACATTTGAACCCGCCACAAAGTGGAGCACCCAAATAATGGAGGCACAAACCCTTCCTGCAACCATAAGAAAAGCCTTTCGAACAGCAAAAATGGAAAAGCCTGGTGCCGTCGCACTGACATTGCCAGAAAACCTTGCAGCCCAAATGATTCCAGACACAGTTATGCAAGTGACACCTATCCCAGAAACTGTCCCAGCAATGGAAACACTTCAGGCAGCTGCAGCACTTTTTCAAAAATACCTAAAACCGTTTATTATCATCGGAAATGGAGTAATAAGAAAGGATGCCGTAAATGAACTTCAAACCTTTATTGAAAAAATCAACTCCCCCGCCACACATAGCTTTATGGCAAAAGGGGTGCTGCCAAAGGAGCACCCACTCAATTACTTTACTTTTGGATTTAATGAAAACGACCTTGTTTTATCAGGCATAAAGGAAGCGGACCTGCTGATTGTCATCGGCTATGATTTCGTCGAAAAGCTGCCCAAAGATTGGAATCAACGAAAAACGCCCATTTTACATATCGATTCATTACCTGCCGAAGTGAATGAATATTATCCTGTGGAAAGCGAGTTGGTCGGCAACATCAAGCAGACTCTTATGCTGCTTAATCAACAGGAAATACCTGAGAAATCCTGGGTTCCTACGGGAAATCTCCATGAAAAAATAAAGCTAGCCTATCAGATCGAAGCAACCCCTAACGACGCTAGCACATTAACGATTGAAAGTACCCTTCAGATCGTTGAAAAGCTTTCGACTGCAGAAACGATCGTGATTTCTGATGTCGGTGCCCATAAATTGGCCATCGCACGCACGTTTCAGCCAAAGGAGCCAAATCGTGTTATTATCTCAAACGGGCTTGCTTCGATGGGAATCGCCTTGCCGGGCTCAATCGGCGCGAAGCTTGCTCGCCCAGACGCCGCTGTTATTTGCATTACCGGTGATGGCGGTTTATTAATGAATGTTGCAGAAATAGAGACGGCCAAACGCCTCGGTCTATCGTTTATCATCGTCGTTTTAAATGACTCCATGCTAAGGCTCGAAGTAGAGACGATGAACAAACGATTTGGCGAAAGCTTTGGCGTAACCTTTCAGAACCCAGATTTTATTCAATTAGCAGAAAGCTTCGGAATCAAAGGAAGACGCGCAGCTAATGTAGTTGAATTCGAGAGTATCCTTCAGGGGGCTTTAGAAACCTCAGGAGAAATCGTTTTAATTGACGTTTCGCTCTGA
- a CDS encoding Ig-like domain-containing protein codes for MNKQKIKRLGSIVLASSLVFSPIAPSIHAAPNPAKTEVSTGRTELNKITGVTTLNPIPARVDNASTVLLSGTVVIDGPKLELKVNGKVVNAKTTKVTDKLWTFEYVHQLNPENLSQKKDEQINIEATTVYQNGKNAGAFHTGAPPVSKIVDLTPPDITFNDYNTDWTNQSITVFASINEEGTLNAESHTFEENGSFTFTSTDLAGNTSERTVTIGNIDKETPTAEVTYSTTSPINTDIVATLHANEEVTYTNIDELPETILFDGEAETLTFTENGSFELKFVDRAGNPGSVFVSVENIDKTAPVGSLTYSFTDWTNEDVTVTVKMTEPVDFTNLEDLPETVIFEELNDLTCNLTFSENENVTLEFKDLAGNTAEVEINVANIDKVAPTAEVNYSTTNPTNQDVVVTIKPSEEVTILNNEGSPSITFTENGEFEFLFVDRAGNTGTAKVSVQNIDKVAPVITISEYSAEWTNQDITVTASMDEEGTLNAISHTFTVNGSFEFVATDLAGNVTRHTVQITNIDKVAPEITVKPYNTDWTNQDVTVEVSMNEEGTLNTQSHTFSGNDTFTFIATDRAGNVTELRVTITNIDKVAPEITVGDYIKSPTNQDITISVSMNEPGKLNEESYTFTENGEFEFIATDRAGNVTKKLVKITNIDKIAPIITVFSYNTSPTNQDVVVKAETNEGTLNVTSHTFTENGSFDFIATDEAGNETVETITITNIDKTAPVITVNPYNTDPTNEDVLVTVVTNEGTLNTTSYTFEQNGEFTFMATDTAGNVTKVKVIISNIDKTPPEVTNVINGFAYNTNVAPAFNEGTATLNGDTFTSGTTVSTEGNYTLVVTDAVGNGTTVSFTIDKTAPVVSGVVNNQYTKEGVTPTFNEGTATLNGNTFISGTIVSTEGTYTIIVRDVAGNETTVTFTIDKTAPSLTNVKASTIQGQTKTTTVSGGFAEPGATINVYLKNTDGLKGESLGSTTVNQDGSFSIQLSKLLSTNTDLIVTATDKANNTSLDVTVTVNK; via the coding sequence ATGAATAAACAAAAGATTAAGAGATTAGGTTCCATTGTTCTTGCAAGTTCGTTAGTCTTTAGTCCCATTGCTCCATCAATCCATGCTGCACCTAATCCTGCTAAAACTGAGGTTTCTACTGGTAGAACAGAGCTAAACAAAATTACAGGTGTTACTACTCTAAACCCAATTCCTGCACGAGTTGACAATGCAAGTACAGTCCTGCTAAGTGGTACTGTTGTTATCGATGGTCCTAAACTAGAGCTGAAAGTAAATGGGAAAGTTGTAAATGCAAAAACTACAAAGGTTACTGATAAGCTTTGGACATTTGAATATGTACATCAATTAAATCCGGAAAATCTTTCTCAAAAGAAGGATGAGCAAATCAATATTGAGGCTACTACAGTTTACCAGAATGGAAAAAATGCAGGTGCCTTTCACACTGGTGCACCCCCAGTTAGCAAGATTGTTGATTTAACTCCACCTGATATTACCTTTAATGACTATAATACAGATTGGACCAATCAAAGCATAACCGTATTTGCTAGTATTAATGAAGAAGGCACGCTTAATGCAGAGAGCCATACTTTTGAGGAAAACGGCAGCTTTACATTTACTTCTACTGATTTAGCTGGTAATACATCTGAGAGAACAGTGACGATTGGGAATATTGATAAGGAAACCCCTACAGCTGAAGTAACATATTCAACAACTTCTCCAATCAATACAGATATTGTTGCAACCCTTCATGCTAACGAAGAGGTCACTTATACGAATATTGATGAATTACCAGAAACGATTCTCTTTGACGGTGAGGCTGAGACTCTTACATTTACAGAGAACGGCAGCTTTGAGTTGAAATTTGTTGATAGAGCCGGAAACCCAGGGTCTGTGTTTGTATCGGTTGAAAATATTGATAAAACAGCTCCAGTTGGTTCACTTACTTATTCTTTTACTGATTGGACGAATGAAGATGTAACAGTAACAGTAAAAATGACTGAACCAGTTGATTTTACAAATCTTGAAGATTTACCAGAAACTGTTATTTTTGAAGAATTAAATGATTTAACATGCAATCTTACTTTTTCAGAAAATGAAAATGTCACTTTAGAGTTTAAGGATCTTGCCGGTAACACAGCCGAGGTAGAAATAAATGTAGCAAACATTGATAAAGTCGCTCCTACGGCTGAAGTAAATTATTCAACTACAAATCCTACAAATCAAGACGTGGTTGTTACAATCAAGCCAAGTGAAGAGGTCACAATCCTTAATAATGAGGGTTCTCCTAGTATTACCTTTACTGAAAACGGCGAGTTTGAGTTTCTCTTTGTTGATAGAGCGGGAAACACTGGGACTGCTAAAGTGAGTGTGCAGAATATTGATAAGGTTGCTCCCGTTATCACGATAAGTGAGTATTCAGCAGAATGGACAAACCAGGATATCACGGTTACTGCCAGCATGGATGAAGAGGGTACACTTAATGCAATAAGTCATACATTCACAGTAAACGGCAGCTTTGAATTCGTAGCGACAGACCTTGCAGGCAATGTTACTAGACATACTGTCCAAATTACCAACATTGATAAAGTAGCTCCTGAGATTACAGTTAAACCTTATAATACTGACTGGACGAACCAAGATGTTACCGTTGAGGTTAGCATGAATGAAGAAGGTACACTCAATACACAAAGCCATACCTTCTCCGGTAATGACACATTTACCTTCATTGCAACAGACCGTGCGGGTAATGTAACCGAGCTTCGAGTTACCATTACAAATATTGATAAGGTTGCACCTGAGATTACTGTAGGGGATTATATTAAGAGCCCAACTAATCAAGATATTACGATATCAGTAAGCATGAACGAACCTGGTAAACTTAATGAAGAAAGTTATACTTTTACAGAAAATGGAGAATTTGAATTCATTGCTACGGACCGTGCAGGAAATGTAACCAAGAAGCTAGTTAAAATTACAAACATCGATAAGATTGCACCAATTATCACTGTGTTTAGTTACAACACTTCACCGACAAACCAGGATGTGGTTGTAAAAGCTGAAACCAATGAAGGAACTCTTAATGTAACAAGTCATACATTCACAGAAAATGGATCTTTTGACTTTATTGCAACCGATGAGGCTGGAAATGAAACTGTAGAAACGATTACCATTACCAATATTGATAAAACAGCTCCAGTAATTACAGTAAATCCTTACAATACAGATCCAACAAATGAAGATGTGCTTGTTACGGTCGTGACCAATGAAGGAACCTTAAATACAACTAGCTATACTTTTGAACAAAATGGTGAATTTACATTTATGGCAACAGACACGGCAGGAAATGTAACGAAAGTAAAAGTTATTATTTCTAATATCGATAAAACACCACCTGAAGTAACTAATGTGATCAACGGGTTTGCCTATAATACCAACGTTGCCCCTGCCTTCAATGAAGGGACAGCTACATTAAATGGAGATACATTTACTTCTGGTACAACCGTTTCTACTGAAGGCAACTATACTTTAGTGGTGACCGATGCAGTGGGAAATGGTACAACTGTTAGCTTTACGATTGATAAAACGGCTCCAGTAGTGAGTGGTGTAGTAAATAACCAATATACAAAAGAAGGCGTTACACCTACATTTAACGAAGGAACAGCGACTTTGAATGGAAACACATTCATCTCAGGCACAATTGTCTCTACTGAAGGAACATATACAATTATTGTAAGAGACGTAGCAGGAAATGAAACAACTGTTACTTTTACGATTGATAAAACAGCTCCAAGTTTAACAAATGTGAAAGCCTCAACCATTCAGGGTCAGACTAAAACCACAACCGTTTCAGGAGGATTCGCTGAGCCAGGGGCAACTATTAATGTTTACCTAAAAAATACTGATGGATTAAAGGGTGAGTCTCTAGGAAGCACCACCGTCAACCAAGACGGCAGTTTCAGTATTCAACTTAGTAAATTACTAAGTACTAATACAGATTTAATTGTAACCGCTACTGATAAAGCTAATAATACATCACTTGATGTTACTGTTACCGTTAATAAGTAA